One stretch of Streptomyces agglomeratus DNA includes these proteins:
- a CDS encoding transcriptional regulator produces the protein MYSTPFSSTEARAARARMGLTTTQVAHSMAACGAPAHPDLIAGWEQGSHVPSEPQLFALADVLWCTPTTLMGIEPRTLAEHRLARLLSVERLAYRIGMDAEAYRAAEAAQRWDGDPRQTRALVDALGLSLRKLIGIMGRVDELAGHLRSAIEGRWKVRVAPVAEIVHVDGTLVGDALREMHAEFAAFSERYMGHLVARNDDARLKEIAAERAAYLRRLVDHFWELIGEAGEVPPFNAVIR, from the coding sequence GTGTACAGCACTCCGTTCTCCTCCACAGAAGCCAGAGCCGCGCGCGCCCGCATGGGCCTGACCACGACTCAGGTGGCCCACTCCATGGCCGCGTGCGGGGCCCCCGCCCACCCCGACCTGATAGCGGGCTGGGAGCAGGGCAGCCATGTGCCCTCCGAGCCGCAGCTGTTCGCGCTGGCCGATGTCCTGTGGTGCACCCCGACCACGCTGATGGGCATCGAACCGCGCACCCTGGCCGAGCACCGGCTGGCCAGACTGCTGAGCGTGGAACGGCTGGCGTACCGGATCGGCATGGACGCGGAGGCATACCGGGCCGCCGAGGCGGCGCAGCGCTGGGACGGCGATCCGCGGCAGACCAGGGCTCTGGTGGACGCACTGGGGCTCTCCCTGCGGAAACTGATCGGAATCATGGGGCGCGTCGACGAACTGGCCGGCCACCTGCGTTCGGCCATCGAGGGCCGGTGGAAGGTGCGCGTGGCTCCCGTGGCGGAGATCGTCCACGTCGACGGCACCCTGGTGGGCGACGCGCTGCGCGAGATGCACGCGGAGTTCGCCGCGTTCTCCGAGCGCTACATGGGACACCTGGTGGCACGCAACGACGACGCAAGGCTCAAGGAGATCGCGGCCGAGCGCGCCGCGTACCTGCGCCGGCTGGTCGACCACTTCTGGGAACTGATCGGCGAGGCGGGCGAGGTGCCGCCGTTCAACGCGGTGATCCGCTGA
- a CDS encoding nucleobase:cation symporter-2 family protein, translating to MARVSRQSTRQSSRQSARSLSRQQTHPVDRLLPLPKLTLYGFQHVLAFYAAAVIVPILLGNAMGLSRPELVYLINADLLTCGIASIIQALGVWKIGARLPLVQGVTFTAVSPMIAIGLGAGGGTAGLLVAYGAVITAGIATFLFAPFFSRLVKYFPPVVIGTILTIIGLTLIPVGLQDAAGGARLIGDLAYGDPENLAYALGTLLFILALVRVGKPFLSSLAVLLGLVGGTAVAWFLGDVHFGAVAQADWLGVSTPFHYGMPRFELLPIVAMTVVMLITMVETTGDVYAIGEITRKKVDGDTVARALRADGVATVLGGVLNSFPYVAFAENIGLVRMSKVMSRYVVVAAGVFMIVLGLLPKAGSLVAAIPPPVLGGAAISMFGMVAAVGIQILGKVDLREERNALILAVSLGAAMLPTTVPTFFDRLPDDVQAVLDSGITLGGLTAITLNLFFNVLTGRKAMEIDWEDMADAEDPGGPAGPYVGAAVR from the coding sequence ATGGCACGAGTCTCCCGACAGTCCACCCGACAGTCCTCCCGGCAGTCCGCCAGGAGCCTCTCCCGGCAGCAGACCCACCCGGTGGACCGTCTGCTCCCGCTCCCCAAACTCACGCTCTACGGCTTCCAGCACGTCCTCGCGTTCTACGCGGCCGCGGTGATCGTCCCGATCCTCCTCGGGAACGCCATGGGCCTGTCCCGGCCGGAGCTCGTCTACCTGATCAACGCGGACCTGCTGACCTGCGGCATCGCCTCGATCATCCAGGCACTCGGGGTCTGGAAGATCGGCGCGAGACTGCCCCTGGTCCAGGGCGTCACCTTCACCGCGGTCTCTCCCATGATCGCCATCGGCCTGGGCGCCGGCGGCGGCACGGCCGGGCTGCTCGTCGCGTACGGCGCGGTGATCACGGCCGGCATCGCGACGTTCCTCTTCGCGCCGTTCTTCAGCCGGCTGGTGAAGTACTTCCCGCCGGTCGTCATCGGCACGATCCTCACCATCATCGGCCTCACCCTCATACCGGTGGGCCTCCAGGACGCGGCCGGCGGCGCCCGGCTGATCGGCGATCTGGCGTACGGCGATCCGGAGAACCTCGCGTACGCACTCGGCACGCTCCTGTTCATCCTGGCCCTGGTCCGCGTCGGCAAGCCGTTCCTGAGCAGCCTCGCCGTGCTGCTCGGACTGGTCGGCGGAACGGCCGTCGCCTGGTTCCTCGGAGACGTGCACTTCGGTGCGGTGGCGCAGGCCGACTGGCTCGGTGTCAGTACGCCGTTCCACTACGGCATGCCGAGGTTCGAGCTGCTGCCGATCGTCGCGATGACCGTCGTCATGCTGATCACGATGGTGGAGACCACCGGCGACGTCTACGCCATCGGGGAGATCACCCGCAAGAAGGTCGACGGCGACACGGTGGCCAGGGCGCTGCGGGCCGACGGTGTCGCGACCGTTCTCGGGGGCGTCCTCAACTCGTTCCCGTACGTGGCGTTCGCCGAGAACATCGGGCTGGTGCGGATGTCCAAGGTGATGAGCCGGTACGTCGTGGTCGCGGCCGGCGTCTTCATGATCGTCCTGGGGCTCCTGCCGAAGGCGGGCAGCCTGGTCGCCGCGATCCCGCCGCCGGTGCTCGGCGGAGCGGCGATCTCGATGTTCGGCATGGTCGCCGCGGTCGGCATCCAGATCCTGGGGAAGGTGGACCTGCGCGAGGAGCGCAACGCACTGATCCTGGCCGTCTCTCTGGGCGCCGCCATGCTGCCCACCACGGTGCCGACGTTCTTCGACCGGCTGCCGGACGATGTGCAGGCGGTCCTCGACAGCGGGATCACGCTGGGCGGTCTCACCGCCATCACGCTGAACCTGTTCTTCAACGTCCTCACGGGCCGCAAGGCGATGGAGATCGACTGGGAGGACATGGCGGACGCCGAGGACCCCGGCGGCCCGGCGGGGCCCTATGTGGGCGCCGCCGTGCGCTGA
- a CDS encoding ROK family transcriptional regulator has product MKSNPPRLEPKADKDTVRRHNLSLVLRAVHDGGEATRAGVAARVGLTRAAVSSLVEQLMESGFVTESGKTFSGQAGRPGTVLKVARTGVAGLGVEVNVDYVSVCVTDLSGDARVRLTEHTDNRAAPSAEVLARAAAIASRALESAAEVGLRPVGVQLALPGLVSGGTVRQAPNLGWNGVAAQDVFARALAGLLPERPALPVGSDNEANLAALAELWFGGLGRERTFLYLSGEIGVGGALVLGGELLRGAHGFAGEIGHVVVDPEGPACRCGSRGCLEQYAGQRAVLRAAGIDENAGLPGVVELEARARADDALAVAAIRQAGSMLGLVLSGAVNLFDPDAVVLGGIYRTLMPWLSPPAVEELNHRVVSGLWPGAGGRLRAASLTGDAARGAAALVVRDVLADPAAY; this is encoded by the coding sequence ATGAAGAGCAACCCCCCGCGGCTGGAACCCAAGGCCGACAAGGACACCGTGCGCAGGCACAACCTGAGCCTCGTGCTGCGCGCGGTCCACGACGGGGGCGAGGCGACGCGCGCCGGCGTCGCGGCCCGCGTGGGGCTGACGCGGGCCGCCGTGTCCTCGCTGGTCGAGCAGCTGATGGAGAGCGGATTCGTCACCGAGTCGGGGAAGACGTTCAGCGGCCAGGCCGGACGGCCCGGCACGGTGCTGAAGGTCGCGCGTACGGGCGTCGCCGGCCTGGGGGTCGAAGTCAACGTCGACTATGTGTCGGTGTGCGTGACCGATCTGTCCGGGGACGCCCGGGTGCGGCTCACGGAGCACACCGACAACCGCGCCGCCCCGTCGGCCGAAGTCCTGGCGCGCGCCGCCGCGATCGCGTCGCGGGCGCTGGAGTCGGCGGCCGAAGTCGGCCTGCGGCCCGTCGGCGTACAGCTGGCGCTGCCCGGTCTGGTGTCCGGCGGCACGGTCCGCCAGGCGCCCAACCTCGGCTGGAACGGCGTCGCCGCGCAGGACGTCTTCGCGCGGGCGCTGGCCGGACTGCTGCCGGAGCGGCCGGCGCTGCCGGTGGGTTCGGACAACGAGGCGAACCTGGCGGCGCTGGCCGAGCTGTGGTTCGGCGGCCTGGGGCGTGAGCGTACGTTCCTCTACCTCAGCGGGGAGATCGGCGTCGGCGGCGCGCTCGTCCTCGGCGGGGAACTGCTCCGCGGCGCGCACGGGTTCGCCGGCGAGATCGGGCATGTGGTGGTGGACCCGGAGGGGCCCGCGTGCCGCTGCGGTTCGCGGGGCTGCCTGGAGCAGTACGCCGGCCAGCGGGCGGTGCTGCGGGCGGCGGGGATCGACGAGAACGCCGGACTTCCGGGCGTGGTGGAGCTCGAAGCCCGGGCGCGCGCGGACGACGCCCTGGCCGTGGCCGCGATCCGGCAGGCCGGGTCCATGCTGGGGCTCGTACTGTCCGGCGCGGTGAATCTGTTCGATCCGGACGCGGTGGTGCTCGGCGGCATCTACCGGACGCTGATGCCGTGGCTGTCGCCGCCCGCCGTCGAGGAGCTGAACCACCGGGTGGTGTCCGGCCTGTGGCCGGGCGCCGGCGGCCGGCTGCGTGCCGCGTCCCTCACCGGGGACGCGGCACGCGGCGCGGCGGCGCTGGTCGTACGCGACGTACTGGCGGACCCGGCGGCGTACTGA
- the xylA gene encoding xylose isomerase, whose protein sequence is MSERFTPTPDDKFTFGLWTVGWQGVDPFGTATRPALDPVESVQRLAALGAHGVTFHDDDLIPFGATDAEREACVKRFRQALDATGMKVPMATTNLFTHPVFKDGAFTANDRDVRRYALRKTVRNIDLAVELGATTYVAWGGREGAESGAAKDVRVALDRMKEAFDLLGEYVTEQGYDLRFAIEPKPNEPRGDILLPTIGHALAFIERLERPELVGVNPETGHEQMAGLNFPHGIAQALWAGKLFHIDLNGQTGIKYDQDFRFGAGDLRQAFWLVDLLETAGYEGPRHFDFKPVRTDGIDGVWASAAGCMRNYLILKERAAAFRDDPEVQAALRASRLDDLARPTAADGLAALLADRGAYEEFDVAEAAGRSMAFEVLDQLALDHLLGVRG, encoded by the coding sequence ATGTCGGAGCGCTTCACCCCCACCCCCGACGACAAGTTCACCTTCGGTCTGTGGACCGTTGGCTGGCAGGGCGTCGACCCGTTCGGCACGGCGACCCGCCCCGCCCTCGATCCCGTCGAGTCCGTCCAGCGCCTCGCCGCCCTCGGCGCCCACGGCGTCACCTTCCACGACGACGACCTCATCCCCTTCGGCGCGACGGACGCCGAACGCGAGGCGTGCGTCAAGCGGTTCCGCCAGGCGCTGGACGCCACCGGCATGAAGGTGCCGATGGCCACCACCAACCTCTTCACCCACCCGGTCTTCAAGGACGGCGCGTTCACCGCGAACGACCGCGACGTACGCCGCTACGCCCTGCGCAAGACGGTCCGCAACATCGACCTCGCCGTCGAACTCGGCGCCACCACCTACGTCGCCTGGGGCGGCCGGGAGGGCGCCGAGTCCGGGGCCGCGAAGGACGTGCGCGTCGCCCTCGACCGCATGAAGGAGGCATTCGACCTTCTCGGCGAGTACGTCACCGAACAGGGCTACGACCTGCGCTTCGCCATCGAGCCCAAGCCCAACGAGCCGCGCGGCGACATCCTGCTCCCCACCATCGGCCACGCCCTCGCCTTCATCGAGCGACTGGAGCGCCCCGAACTGGTGGGCGTGAACCCGGAGACCGGCCACGAGCAGATGGCCGGACTCAACTTCCCGCACGGCATCGCGCAGGCCCTGTGGGCGGGCAAGCTCTTCCACATCGATCTCAACGGTCAGACCGGCATCAAGTACGACCAGGACTTCCGCTTCGGCGCCGGCGACCTGCGCCAGGCGTTCTGGCTCGTCGACCTGCTGGAGACGGCCGGCTACGAGGGACCCCGCCACTTCGACTTCAAGCCCGTGCGCACCGACGGCATCGACGGGGTGTGGGCCTCCGCCGCGGGCTGCATGCGCAACTACCTGATCCTCAAGGAGCGGGCCGCCGCCTTCCGCGACGACCCGGAGGTCCAGGCCGCCCTGCGCGCCTCGCGGCTCGACGATCTGGCGCGCCCGACCGCCGCCGACGGCCTCGCGGCGCTGCTCGCCGACCGCGGCGCGTACGAGGAGTTCGACGTGGCGGAGGCCGCCGGGCGGAGCATGGCGTTCGAGGTGCTCGACCAGCTGGCGCTGGACCACCTGCTGGGCGTACGCGGGTAA
- the xylB gene encoding xylulokinase → MPSSTVVIGVDSSTQSTKAAFVDAATGRLLAVGRAPHRVTGEAGARESDPEEWWRALGEAVAAGLRESGAAASAVTGIAVAGQQHGLVVLDDAGRPLRPALLWNDTRSAPQATALTAALGGPAAWTARTGSVPVASMTAAKWQWLREHEPYAAESAAAVRLPHDFLTERLAGVAATDPGDASGTCWYSTATGAYDPGLLGLAGLDENLLPPVVPTGATRVGSLTRGAAALLGLPAGIAVAAGTGDNMAAAVGLGLGGAGLLDHPVLSLGTSGTVFAATRTRPASPALAGFAATDGTYLPLACTLNCTLAVDKVAALLGLDRDDAAPGGEAVLLPYLDGERTPDLPAASGLLTGLRHDTTPQQLLGAAYEGAAVTVLRALDEVLRACGLDPADPDVASRPLRLVGGGARGRTWVETVRRLSGRPLLIPETGELVALGAAALAAGAVSGRDAVAVASEWGAGGGTEVPPLERDLATWHRVTSVLAGLVDG, encoded by the coding sequence ATGCCGTCGAGCACGGTCGTCATCGGGGTGGACAGCTCTACGCAGTCGACGAAGGCGGCGTTCGTCGACGCCGCGACGGGCCGGCTGCTGGCGGTGGGACGGGCGCCGCACCGGGTCACCGGCGAGGCGGGGGCGCGCGAGAGCGACCCGGAGGAGTGGTGGCGGGCGCTGGGCGAAGCGGTCGCCGCGGGCCTGCGGGAGTCGGGGGCGGCGGCCTCGGCCGTCACCGGCATCGCGGTCGCCGGCCAGCAGCACGGACTGGTCGTCCTCGACGACGCGGGACGGCCGCTGCGTCCCGCCCTGCTGTGGAACGACACCCGTTCGGCTCCGCAGGCCACCGCCCTCACCGCGGCGCTCGGCGGCCCGGCCGCGTGGACGGCACGCACGGGGTCCGTACCGGTCGCCTCCATGACGGCGGCGAAGTGGCAGTGGCTGCGTGAGCACGAGCCGTACGCCGCCGAGTCCGCCGCCGCCGTGCGCCTCCCGCACGACTTCCTCACCGAGCGGCTGGCGGGGGTGGCGGCAACCGACCCGGGTGACGCCTCGGGCACCTGCTGGTACTCCACCGCGACCGGCGCGTACGACCCCGGACTCCTCGGCCTGGCCGGCCTGGACGAGAATCTGCTGCCGCCCGTGGTCCCGACCGGCGCCACGCGCGTCGGCTCCCTCACACGCGGGGCGGCCGCGCTTCTCGGGCTGCCCGCCGGGATCGCCGTCGCGGCCGGCACGGGAGACAACATGGCGGCGGCGGTGGGGCTGGGCCTCGGCGGCGCGGGGCTGCTGGACCATCCGGTCCTCAGTCTGGGCACCTCGGGCACGGTGTTCGCGGCGACCCGCACCCGGCCGGCGTCACCCGCCCTGGCCGGTTTCGCGGCCACCGACGGTACGTACCTGCCGCTCGCCTGCACCCTGAACTGCACGCTCGCGGTCGACAAGGTCGCGGCGCTGCTGGGCCTGGACCGTGACGACGCCGCGCCGGGCGGCGAGGCGGTGCTCCTGCCGTACCTCGACGGCGAGCGCACCCCCGATCTGCCCGCCGCCTCAGGGCTCCTGACGGGCCTGCGCCACGACACGACCCCCCAGCAGCTCCTGGGCGCGGCGTACGAGGGAGCGGCGGTCACGGTGCTGCGGGCCCTCGACGAGGTACTGCGCGCGTGCGGCCTGGACCCCGCCGATCCGGACGTCGCGTCGCGGCCGCTGCGCCTGGTCGGGGGCGGGGCGCGGGGGCGTACCTGGGTGGAGACGGTACGCCGCCTGTCCGGACGCCCGCTGCTGATCCCGGAGACGGGGGAACTCGTCGCGCTGGGCGCGGCGGCGCTCGCCGCGGGGGCGGTGAGCGGGCGGGACGCGGTGGCGGTCGCGAGCGAGTGGGGCGCGGGTGGGGGCACGGAAGTGCCCCCACTGGAGCGCGATCTCGCCACGTGGCACCGCGTCACGTCGGTACTCGCCGGCCTGGTCGACGGCTGA
- a CDS encoding SAM-dependent methyltransferase — protein MTGQDRTAVEIDTSKPHPARMYDWFLGGKDNYPVDEEMARQLLTLDARGRDMARVNRAFMHRATRWLAENGVRQFLDIGTGIPTEPNLHQIAQRTAPDARIVYCDNDPIVLAHAEALLRSTPEGATEYIQADAREPDVILERAGKTLDFTKPVALSLVALLHFVGDEDGAQALVNRLMDRLAPGSYLVLSHVTGDFDPEGAAKAAALYSARGLTLRPRSRAEFAEFFNGFELVEPGVSLAAEWRPELGEVIPVAGDDPIPGYTGVARKL, from the coding sequence ATGACCGGGCAAGACCGCACCGCCGTCGAGATCGACACGAGCAAGCCGCACCCGGCGCGCATGTACGACTGGTTCCTGGGCGGCAAGGACAACTACCCGGTCGACGAGGAGATGGCACGTCAGCTCCTCACACTCGACGCGCGGGGGCGTGACATGGCGCGGGTCAACCGGGCGTTCATGCACCGCGCCACGCGATGGCTCGCTGAGAACGGCGTACGTCAGTTCCTCGACATCGGCACGGGCATACCGACCGAGCCGAACCTCCACCAGATCGCCCAGCGCACCGCACCCGACGCGCGCATCGTCTACTGCGACAACGACCCTATCGTGCTCGCCCACGCGGAGGCGCTGCTGCGTTCCACGCCGGAGGGCGCGACCGAGTACATCCAGGCGGACGCCCGTGAACCCGACGTGATCCTGGAGCGGGCGGGCAAGACGCTCGACTTCACGAAGCCGGTCGCCCTGTCGCTCGTCGCGCTGCTGCACTTCGTGGGCGACGAGGACGGCGCGCAGGCGCTGGTGAACCGGCTCATGGACCGCTTGGCGCCCGGCAGTTACCTGGTCCTGTCGCACGTCACCGGCGACTTCGATCCGGAGGGTGCGGCGAAGGCGGCGGCGTTGTACTCCGCGAGGGGGCTCACGCTGCGGCCCCGCTCGCGCGCGGAGTTCGCCGAGTTCTTCAACGGCTTCGAGCTCGTCGAGCCGGGTGTGTCGCTGGCCGCCGAGTGGCGTCCCGAGCTCGGTGAAGTGATACCGGTCGCGGGTGACGACCCGATCCCGGGGTACACGGGCGTGGCCCGCAAGCTCTGA
- a CDS encoding DUF397 domain-containing protein gives MDPIYNGMPANDLPAEGWYKPWSGGNGGNCIEAMKLADGRVAVRQSADPEGPALIYTPGEIAAFIRGAKAGQADFLLT, from the coding sequence ATGGACCCGATATACAACGGCATGCCCGCGAACGACCTGCCCGCGGAGGGCTGGTACAAGCCCTGGAGCGGCGGCAACGGCGGCAACTGCATCGAGGCCATGAAGCTCGCTGACGGCAGGGTCGCCGTACGCCAGTCCGCCGATCCCGAGGGGCCGGCGCTGATCTACACCCCAGGAGAGATCGCCGCGTTCATCCGGGGAGCGAAGGCCGGGCAGGCCGACTTCCTGCTCACCTGA
- a CDS encoding helix-turn-helix domain-containing protein, translated as MSEPRSAPTVGQVVLGRRLLDLRERAGLSRDEAAKVLRVTPATIRRMETAEVALKIPYVQLLLQAYGHTAEDIDSFVELAEEANKPGWWQRFHGILPDWFSMYVSLEGAASLIRAYEPQFVPGLLQTESYARAILRGGAVGRRGADADEAIERHVALRMERQSLLNRPDAPKFWVVMDETVLRRPVGSPNVLGEQIDRLLEAVEMPNVTLQIAEFATGHHPGTYGPFVLFRFAVPELPDMVYSEYLTGAVYLDARPEVAAHLEVMDRMAAQAATAQRTKEILRNLRKEL; from the coding sequence GTGAGTGAACCGCGGTCCGCCCCGACGGTGGGTCAGGTCGTCCTCGGCAGACGCCTGCTGGATCTGCGCGAGAGAGCCGGGCTGAGCCGCGACGAGGCCGCCAAGGTGCTCCGCGTCACCCCGGCCACCATCCGCAGGATGGAGACGGCCGAGGTCGCGCTCAAGATCCCGTACGTACAGCTGCTGTTGCAGGCGTACGGACACACCGCCGAAGACATCGACTCCTTCGTCGAGCTGGCCGAGGAGGCGAACAAGCCGGGCTGGTGGCAGCGGTTCCACGGCATCCTCCCCGACTGGTTCAGCATGTACGTCAGCCTGGAGGGCGCCGCGTCGCTCATCAGGGCGTACGAGCCGCAGTTCGTCCCGGGCCTCCTCCAGACCGAGAGCTACGCCCGCGCCATCCTGCGCGGTGGAGCCGTCGGCCGGCGCGGCGCGGACGCCGACGAAGCCATCGAGCGGCATGTCGCCCTGCGTATGGAGCGTCAGAGTCTTCTCAATCGCCCCGACGCCCCGAAGTTCTGGGTCGTCATGGACGAGACGGTCCTGCGCCGTCCGGTGGGCAGCCCGAACGTGCTGGGGGAGCAGATCGACCGGCTTCTGGAGGCCGTCGAGATGCCCAACGTCACCCTCCAGATCGCCGAGTTCGCCACGGGACACCATCCCGGCACCTACGGCCCCTTCGTCCTCTTCCGCTTCGCCGTGCCGGAACTCCCGGACATGGTCTACAGCGAGTACCTGACCGGCGCCGTCTACCTCGACGCGCGCCCCGAGGTGGCTGCCCACCTGGAGGTCATGGACCGCATGGCGGCTCAGGCCGCGACTGCACAACGCACAAAGGAGATCCTCAGGAATCTCCGCAAGGAGCTGTGA
- a CDS encoding ATP-binding protein: protein MAPGTALVPRLMDRCRGTDIRRYGFELPGRPEFVSSARRLTRQQLARWDVDEDTCDTATLIISELFTNAVLHTASELVVCELRDSDGRLRVAVKDQGLRPTGPRLRQAGDEEHGRGLQLVDTLSSFWGTRDAADGPGRIVWAELPC, encoded by the coding sequence GTGGCACCAGGCACTGCGCTCGTACCCCGGCTCATGGACCGGTGCCGGGGAACGGACATACGCCGGTACGGGTTCGAGCTGCCGGGGCGACCGGAGTTCGTCTCCTCGGCACGCCGGCTGACGAGGCAGCAGCTCGCACGGTGGGACGTCGACGAGGACACCTGCGACACCGCGACACTGATCATTTCCGAGCTGTTCACCAATGCCGTACTGCACACCGCGAGCGAACTGGTCGTGTGCGAACTGCGCGACAGCGACGGCCGCCTGCGCGTCGCCGTCAAGGACCAGGGGCTGCGCCCCACCGGACCCCGGCTGCGCCAGGCGGGCGACGAGGAGCACGGGCGCGGGCTGCAACTCGTCGACACGCTGAGCAGCTTCTGGGGAACGCGCGACGCAGCGGACGGTCCCGGACGCATCGTCTGGGCGGAGCTTCCTTGCTGA
- a CDS encoding SGNH/GDSL hydrolase family protein, producing MNTPTSRGRALRALTAVALAIGTVLASGPPSTARPSAARPSPSPGSTAPGRTPVVTWAASTDRLSTAGAAPERTYRLVVRTSAGGSGLRIRLSNAFGTRPVTFGRAYAGLRATGAALVPGTNRPLSFAGSPSVTVPPGGSVQSDPLPGAVRPGSDLAVSLYVRSAGGVATGHKMALQTSYTAPAGDHAADDSGTPYTQRMTSWFYLDAVTVDARRGTGAVATLGDSITDGAVSTRDTNRRWPDFLARRLDADPGSRVKGVANEGISGNKVLTDGSGECALKRLDRDVLSQAGVRTMVLLEGVNDIKAVPAPTAAELVAAYGQIIARAHAAGVCVVGATVMPYEGWREWTPAGEAVRQEVNAFIRGSGAFDAVADFDRAVLDPAAPSRILPAYNSGDHLHPNDLGMRTMADTVDLRSLHCRRR from the coding sequence ATGAACACACCCACGTCACGCGGGCGCGCCCTGCGCGCCCTGACCGCCGTCGCCCTCGCGATCGGCACGGTCCTCGCCTCCGGACCGCCCTCCACGGCACGGCCCTCCGCGGCCCGGCCCTCCCCGTCGCCCGGGAGCACCGCTCCGGGCAGGACGCCCGTCGTCACGTGGGCCGCGAGCACGGACCGGCTGTCCACCGCGGGCGCCGCCCCCGAGCGTACGTACCGGCTCGTCGTGCGCACCAGCGCCGGCGGCAGCGGGCTGCGAATCCGGCTGTCCAACGCCTTCGGCACCCGTCCGGTGACCTTCGGCCGCGCGTACGCGGGGCTGCGGGCCACCGGCGCCGCCCTGGTCCCCGGCACGAACCGGCCCCTGTCCTTCGCCGGATCGCCTTCCGTGACCGTTCCGCCCGGCGGATCGGTCCAGAGCGATCCGCTGCCGGGCGCGGTCCGGCCGGGGTCCGACCTGGCCGTCAGCCTGTACGTGCGCAGCGCGGGCGGCGTCGCCACCGGACACAAGATGGCCCTCCAGACGTCGTACACCGCCCCTGCGGGTGACCATGCCGCCGACGACTCAGGCACGCCGTACACGCAGCGGATGACGTCGTGGTTCTACCTCGACGCCGTGACGGTGGACGCCCGGCGCGGCACGGGCGCCGTCGCCACGCTCGGCGACTCGATCACCGACGGGGCCGTCTCCACCCGCGACACCAACCGGCGCTGGCCGGACTTCCTGGCGCGCAGGCTGGACGCCGATCCCGGCTCGCGCGTCAAGGGCGTCGCGAACGAGGGGATCTCGGGCAACAAGGTGCTCACGGACGGTTCCGGCGAGTGCGCGCTCAAGCGGCTCGACCGGGACGTTCTCTCGCAGGCCGGCGTGCGCACCATGGTGCTGCTCGAAGGGGTCAACGACATCAAGGCCGTCCCCGCGCCGACGGCCGCCGAACTCGTCGCCGCCTACGGGCAGATCATTGCCAGGGCGCACGCCGCGGGCGTGTGCGTCGTGGGGGCGACGGTCATGCCGTACGAAGGCTGGCGGGAGTGGACCCCGGCGGGCGAGGCCGTACGGCAGGAGGTCAATGCCTTCATCCGCGGCAGTGGCGCCTTCGACGCGGTGGCCGACTTCGACCGGGCCGTCCTGGACCCGGCCGCGCCCTCCCGGATCCTTCCGGCGTACAACAGCGGCGACCATCTGCACCCCAACGACCTGGGGATGCGCACGATGGCCGACACCGTCGACCTGAGGAGCCTGCACTGTCGGAGGCGTTAG